The following coding sequences lie in one Apium graveolens cultivar Ventura chromosome 1, ASM990537v1, whole genome shotgun sequence genomic window:
- the LOC141720752 gene encoding uncharacterized protein LOC141720752: MASQATTKRERGMGRGPNHVPKAPANPEDRTLIHIRPPPNTTYVFLSRIKKLLHNAVRESESQGPVNWVDVYVKTRDGIPEVVTIAGDYQRLFDEGYSEGTERPYFDQELWDKAAKVKKNYVKGQGQRRRSFIYGSSFSTQSSSQPSIHTPTDCVRAICRDPGLLRILGGHLGALDPEELARAVAEVNASQQRDDSEGAHRDDHDDEFGGSS; this comes from the exons ATGGCTTCACAAGCAACAACAAAGAGAGAGCGTGGTATGGGTAGGGGGCCCAACCATGTCCCAAAAGCACCTGCAAACCCAGAAGATCGGACTCTCATTCATATTCGTCCACCACCAAATACCAC CTATGTCTTTCTATCAAGAATCAAAAAGTTGTTACATAATGCTGTCAGG GAGTCTGAGTCTCAAGGTCCTGTCAATTGGGTGGATGTGTACGTGAAAACTCGTGATGGAATTCCTGAAGTTGTTACAATAGCG GGTGATTATCAACGTTTATTTGATGAGGGCTATTCTGAGGGGACTGAGCGTCCATATTTTGATCAGGAGTTGTGGGATAAGGCAGCTAAAGTGAAAAAGAATTATGTCAAAGGTCAAGGACAACGACGACGCTCATTCATCTATGGCTCCTCATTTAGCACACAGTCATCGAGTCAGCCATCTATTCATACTCCGACTGATTGTGTGAGGGCTATATGTCGAGATCCGGGGCTTCTTCGTATACTGGGAGGCCATCTGGGAGCTCTAGATCCTGAGGAGTTAGCTCGTGCAGTGGCGGAGGTGAATGCATCACAACAGAGGGATGACTCTGAG GGAGCACATCGTGATGATCATGATGACGAGTTTGGTGGATCTTCTTAG